A single genomic interval of Symphalangus syndactylus isolate Jambi chromosome 18, NHGRI_mSymSyn1-v2.1_pri, whole genome shotgun sequence harbors:
- the LOC129468224 gene encoding CDGSH iron-sulfur domain-containing protein 1-like, translating to MSLTSSSSIQVEWIAAFTAAAGTAAIGYLAYKRFYDKDRQNKAMMNLHFQKGNPKIVHAFDMEDLEDKAVYCHCWRSKKFPFCDGSHTKHNEQTGGNVGLLIIKKKET from the coding sequence ATGAGTCTGACTTCCAGCTCCAGCATACAAGTTGAATGGATCGCAGCATTTACTGCTGCTGCTGGGACAGCTGCAATTGGTTATCTAGCTTACAAAAGATTTTATGATAAAGATCGTCAAAATAAAGCTATGATGAATCTTCACTTCCAGAAAGGCAACCCCAAGATAGTACATGCTTTTGACATGGAGGATTTGGAAGATAAAGCTGTGTACTGCCATTGTTGGAGGTCTAAAAAGTTCCCATTCTGTGATGGGTCTCACACAAAACACAACGAACAGACTGGAGGCAACGTGGGGCTTCTGatcatcaagaaaaaagaaacttaa